The nucleotide sequence GAAAGGCGCTTCGACTGAGCGCAAGCGGCTGCTGTCAGGGTAGCCGACGAAGACTCTGAATTCCGGGCGAATGGAGATATGTTTGTTCAGAAAAACTCTCAGTCCCGCGCCGAAATTGAATGCTCCGCCGCTTGAACTGACTTCGGGTGTAAACGGGTCTTCGGGGAACCGCGACCGATTTTGATGATTGACGAACCCTGCGCCGCCAATCACATAAGGCTGAACCTGTTTGGTGGAAAAGTGATAAAGCAGATTTGCCGAAACAAAGGTGCCGGTTCCTTTAAAGACCACGCCGCTTCCGAAATTGCGTTCATGTCTGATGGTATTGATTGCGCCTTCGATTTGTAGTTTGGGTGTGATGCGGTAGCCAACGCCGCCGCCGAAATCAAGCCCGCTGCCAATGCCGCCTTCATCATCATAAGCTTTGCCGCCGCCGATGCTGCCGAATACTTCGCCTTTTGGCGTGTAATCCTGCGCCAAAACCGTAGATGAAAAAGTGAGGAAAATGAAAAATAAAATG is from Acidobacteriota bacterium and encodes:
- a CDS encoding porin family protein; the protein is MYRVILFFIFLTFSSTVLAQDYTPKGEVFGSIGGGKAYDDEGGIGSGLDFGGGVGYRITPKLQIEGAINTIRHERNFGSGVVFKGTGTFVSANLLYHFSTKQVQPYVIGGAGFVNHQNRSRFPEDPFTPEVSSSGGAFNFGAGLRVFLNKHISIRPEFRVFVGYPDSSRLRSVEAPFSVLRGSVSVSYHW